The DNA segment CTCTCTCCTGACTTTCTCATATGTTTGATGGACAACATTTGCAGCCTGTGCAGCAGCAGTTGATGAAGCAGTTGCACTTGCAACTCCTGCTGTTCTGGAAAAAACGCCCCACTGGAAGTTTTGGTTATTATATGAACCCAGATTTGCTCCATGTTGAAATACAGAAGCTCTCATGCCTGAAAAGCTAGAGTTATTTCTCCCAGGACCATACACATTTTTGGTGTTATGGCTAGAATTCTGGTGAAACTGCCGAGATGCAGCCCAAGAAAAACTAGGTCGACTTGTGGGAAGCACGGTCTCCGATGCTAGGAAAGGTTCATGACAATTTGGGCAAAGAAGCTTGTGATTGAGATACAGACGGAGATATTCATACTGCATCTTGCAGCGGTTGCAAGATGTCCAGAATGTATTGGATTTTGGCAGCTGAGATGAAGGATGGGCTGTAGCTCGAGCTGCATTACTGCTATTCTTTGGGCCTCGTACCCTTGATGCAGCACTCTTGGCAAAATTATGGAAGCCATTGCTGGTCTTAGGAATAGTGTAATTTTTGGCCTGAGAGTACCTCTGACAGTATCCTTTAACATTAATCTTCTGGTCATAGATCATTCTCCTTGACTTATCTGACAGTACAGCCCACGCCTCTGAAATAAGCTTAAAGGCACCTTCAGCACCAATCGACTTGTTCTTGTCAGGATGAAGCTGGAGAGCCAACTTCCTGTACTGTTTCTTCAATGTGTCTTCGTCTGCTGAGGGATTTAAAGATAGGACTGCATACCAGTTCATCTCGCCAAACACTTTGCTCTCCGAAGCCAGATAAACATCTAACGTTGCCATCATTTGATTGATGCCCTCCAACGCAGGAAAGAGATTCTGTGCCTTGGTGGCAAATTTCTTGGCACCTGATATATCCTCGGCCATGAACTTTCGTTCGGCTATCTCTTTCGCTCTGAAGGCCTCATCTTTATTGCATTCCATTCTGGAAACTTCTTTACCTGACGCAAACCTTCCTCCCTATTAAATCTCACCACCTAAGGCCAATTAAAACGTAGTGTTCAGCTCCATAGCAGCTAGAAAACATTCCTTAAGAACATACTCTCCTCCGCCTGAACAAAAGGCAAACAATGAGAAACACAACTGAAAAGCACGAACACAGCATCGCAGGATTTTCAACCATGAAGTCCTACTGCCCGCCAACATTCATCCTAAATTAAAAAAAACGAAGCcaaaaattttatcaaaattcaaattttaatttattttgaacaaCATTGTTGCCGGTAGGAGGACGTGCACGAACCCCAAATCCACTGACATTACGAAGAATTGAAAGATTTTGAGTTGAACCATCTTCGTGCCTACCAGAACCCTAGCGTCGACAAACTCCAGACTCCCAAAACACCATAGTCAAACATGGAAACAACCGTCAAGTACAAAGCAGAGGAGCAAAGGCAAAAGCTTCAAAAAGAATCCGACAAAAGGCTTAAAGAGCAACGCAATGGTCAGAGCCTAGGGTTCTGGAAGCACGGAGCAGCGATCACTTAGTAATCGGTTCTCCCAGAAGGTGGGACGCAGAAACCCTAGACGGCTCAATCTCTCGCCACCGACCGCGGCCGGAAGCAAAATTTGGATCAAAAGCGAACTGCAGTGGAGCAGAAGCGACCGAGACGTTACCCGCTTGGAGAACTCCCATTAATCCACGGGAATTTGAATTGCGAGGGCTGAATGAAAGCAAAGCAAGCACTTCTCCTATTCTTCCCCCAAGTCGAAAATTGAAATACCAACATGCCCAAGAAGagcaaagggaagaagaagacgcATTTCCTAACTCAACCCCAACTGAAGTTAAATATTAACCCTAGTtgtgaagaaaaggaagattctaGAGAAACATTTAATAGGTATctatttttaatgataaataaagtTGAAGTGCATCTATTTTCTATTTTAGTATTTAATTTTAAAGCGATGAAACACTTAATACTAATTTCAAGCACAAAATAATATTTACTTTAATTATTAAGCATGCCATATAAATAGGTCAAAAATAACGTTGGCGAGTGGAACTAAAATAATTCCGTTTTGGTCACGTGTTGTCCACGTGCGAACAAACCTTGAGCCTCACTCACCCTTGTAATTTTAGGTGGAGTTGAAAGCTCTTTTATGGATGCCCTTCATGTTGTTCACAGATCTATTTCCATCCTTGATGATTGTAAAATTGGTTGTTTGATAACCTAATAATTTAGAAACTTACATTTGTGAatcctaatttttctcttgaagatgTTCAAACATCTTATATCAATGATTACTCCTCTCATTTTGATATTAatatttataacaaaattatTAGAATTATTATATCAATGATTACTTTTCTTTGGAACATAACTTTTTCAAGCACCTTTTTAAGGAAAATTCTAGAATCTTTTTTGAAAATATCTTAACGTTCCATTTCAGTATAGAAATGAGTGATGGAGGAtgactaaaaaataataataacaaaaagatatatatttttaaaattatatgatatTGAGGGCCCTTGTAGCCAAGGGTTTTGGAGTCAATGAAAAGCTATGAATAAGGTCAAATTTAACTATGCTAAACCATTGATCTTACTTATTCTTAGGTTGAAGCTTCCTCCTATGAAGGGTTGAATGAGGTTAGGTATGCTCCTATCAAATAGGGTAAGCCTGATTTAGGTTGGGTTAGGCTGAATAttgatatattatataattatatttaaagtGGCTTATTCATGTCTCATAAATATTCTAACTAATCTGATCAAGCTTCATGCCAGATGTGATGGGATTTGTTAATTTGGTTTCTTAACATTACCTTCTATACTTGTTAATAGATAGGAGAAAAAAAAAGCTAATTTTTAAGTGAGATGTAGCACTGtaggtaataaaaaaaaaagagtacaaAATCTTTTTATTTCTTCTATTTATGATCACgttatttatatttttgatattatgATAATCAGATGTATATGAGATGTTTAATCAGCAAAGTTTTAGATTAGAATCACGAGGAAATCAAGGGAAGGTGGAGGCACAATGTTTCAATTGGTACTATATCCTATAATAGTCGATAACTATACAGGCATAACTATATCCTAAATAGTTGATAACTATGATTGACGCAGGATGTTACATCAACTTGATATCTCGGACCCGGATAGAACGGTCGCTAGCTCCCATGCTATCCGATGCTGTACAAGATGGCATTGCATAGCACAGAGCCGCTCCGAAAAGATTGGAACGACTCCGCACCAACTTGTTCAATACCAATCTCCGTGTGGGTGACTATGCGCATTCGAAATCGGATCAAACCATATTGATGCCTCGATCACGGCCTAAGGTTCCACAATAGTTTCCTTATGCTCGTTCACGTCCCAAAGAAATCCTGAAACTAATGTTCTTCATTTCAAACATGCACGAGGAAGATGAATGAGCATTAAGGCAACTGAATTCTTCTTTTCAATCTTTCTTTAGAATTGCTTGAGTATGTGTAGAACCTAATATCAAACTCCATAGCTTTTATAAAGTCCAATCACTGGTCAAACTCCGGAAACAATAATATGCTCTTTCAGCAGTactaagtgtatatatatatatatatatatatatatatatatatgtatatatatatatatatatgtatatatatatatacatatatatatacatatatatatatatacatatatatatacatatatatatatatacatatatatatacatatatatatatatatttacatatatatatatatacatacatacatatatatatatatatatacatacatacatatatatatatatacatacatacatatatatatatatacatacatacatatatatatatatacatacatatatatatatatatttacatatatatatatatatatatacatacatatatatatatatatacatacatatatatatatatatacatacatatatatatatatatacatatatatatatacatacatatatatatatatatatatgtagagagagagagagagagtattacATGTGCTTCATCACAGTGTTGACTCGCGATTTCCATAGAGGTGGGCATACACGACTTTGGTCCTGTAAACCAAAATGCTGCTGAAGATAACTGCAACAACGCAGAATCCTGACATCAAcagggaagaaagaaagaagcacGCAGTTCCGTCGCACTCGAGTGCCTTCTCCTCGCCCAGACTTGCTCCGGTGAGCGGCGAAGCCGAGTTGTGGTGCATGCGAGCCTGTCTTGATGCTTCGTAGTCGTACATGCCACTGACGATGACGCCGGAGAACACCAGCGAACCAGCTGGATTTGCCACCGTCAGAAAGTTGTACAGTGCTCCGAAGTTCTTCAGACCAAAAAGCTCCGAGGCCGCAGCCGGCACGATCGACCAGTGAGCGCCGTATCCGAGCCCGATGAGCAGCGTCCCGACGTGCATCGCCCCCGGCCAAGCCAGCGCAAAGCAAAGATGGCCTACTGCCATTAAGACTTGAGCTACTGCCAGTGCCGCAGGCCTCGGGTACGCGCGATCCCTGCTCAGATTCACAAGCGTAAGAGATGTAAGACCATAAAATTACGAGTGAAGCATTGTGGAATCTGAAGAACAGCAACATTTCAAGAACTAATTGAAGAAAACAGCAGATGAGAAGAATTTTATTGCATTGACAGCAGCAAGTGCAATGGAGAAGGAATTACCTGACGATAACCTCAGACACATAGCCTCCTCCAATTCGTCCGAGGAAGTTCCATATGCTGATCATGGAGACGAAGATGTGAGTGTCCTCGTACCCCAGAGACTGGCTCATCTGCCCCAGGTTATCGATCACCGTCAACCCGGATCCTGACCCCAACAACAGAGAGAAAAATAGCAGCCAAAAGTCTGCTTTGATCAGTGCTTGCAACAGGGTGAAGTCCTCCCCCCTGTGCGGACCTCTTCTCCTTCTCACCCTCACGGCTCCTTCTGCTGCAGCTTGGAAAAGCCTTGCCTGTAGCTGCACGATTCGCTTCTGCCTCTCCGATTCAGGGAGCGAGTCGACTTCCATGGGCTTCTCGTCTTCCACCTCACTCAAGATTACCTCTGAAGGCCTATCTGATCCATCTCTTTCTCCTTTCTGATGCTCTGGTAAGAGACACTCACGAGCGAGGTCAGGTTCGTCGGGATAGAAGGTCATGAGCACAGGTATTGCAACAGGGACTGTGAGAACAGAGAGCAGTATGAGTGTAAGCAAGATCGTAACAGCTGGGCTCAAGTCAACCATATCCTCGAGCAGCATGACACCCATTAAATAAGCAGCGAGGAGCAAGCAGACACTGTAGATGAAGGTGAAGCTCGAAGCATCGGAAGACCGCACTTGTTTGTGGCCTCCAACAGGTCTAACGATGAACATCAAGGCGATCACCACCATGGCTGGCCCAACTGCGAGCATAAAGATCAGAGCCGCGTGATCCGGTGTGTATACGATGGCGTAGATTTGGGTTATAATGGCACCACTGAGGCCTGCAAATCCCTTCAGAATGCCCACGACGGGTCCCCTGTTCTTGGGGAAGTTCTGCACACAAGAAACTAGAGCAGCAGTATTGTAGTACGTCTCCCCATTGTTGCCAACAAAGATGAGGATGCACATCTGCATCAGGAACACCAAACATACATCAACTCGACACACCAGAAATCAACAAAAGCAGCAAGATCGATAAGAAATAAAGCATGGTACAGTTCGGGAACTGCAAGTGCAGAAGATTTCGGCTATCACAAGAACAGCATCAAACAAATGGATTGATGAACGTAAACCGGCAAAGAGTTATTCAGATTATGTTCACCAGGAAGAACACGCGGATCTACTGAAGAATTCAGATAGGATCAAATTAAGAATCATAAGATATGTTTGGCAGAAAGGATACCGAATCTGACTTACCACCCACAGAGGCAAAGCCGGCACTCGCCCTGTCACGACGAGCCAAACCAATCCGTAACCGATCAGATTCTGCAGCGCGCCGATGAGCAGAGCAGCCCAGAGGGGCAGGACCTCGCAGAGGGTGCCGGCCAGGAACCCGACGCTGTCACCGAGGTCCTTGGCCACTCCTAGGCCGGCGATCTGGCGCTGGTTGTATCCCAGGGAGCTCTTTATCACCGGTGAGATGCTGCCGAACAGGTAGCCGATCCCTGCCCAAGACTGCATCCACATTGCCGCTACAAACACCAGCCATCGGTTGTTCAACAAGGAGTGCAGCCTTCCGCGGAACCTGCGCATCGTCGCTCACCTCAGTAAGCTGAACGAATCAAACCAAAGATGAGACCTTTGGCCCTTATCAACGGTGCCTGGACCAGAGGCAGCAAGGGAAAATGATCGAGTCGGATGCTATCTTCCTTTTTCGTATTCAGATTAGTTATTCTTTTCCTTCCTCCTCGGTCATTGCATTTGATAGCTTCGGAAGAGAAGAAATCCgggtgagaaaaaaaaagaaaaaagaaaagttggATCCTTTGCTTCGTTTTATAAGCTCGAACCTTTCCCTTTTTCTTCCTATTTTTCTACTTTGTTCGTGATCGAACAAAGAGTTCGCAATCGAGTAAAAAACAGAGGAAGTTTCGGAAAAAAGCCCTACTCTTCTTGCTCAGAAGGGATAGCTAATGTGAAGAGTTTAAATCTATTACAAGCAGAATATAATTCCTTTTTTCCTCTTCAACTatttcatcggaactcgctatatCTAATCCAATATTTCCAACTTATCTGTTTCACCAATTCCGAACCACTTCATCGTCGTTGCATCCGAAACGTGTTACCTCGTCCAGTTAcagcaacagagagagagagagagcatctaCTTGTCAGTGCATGCTTGAATTGACAGGAACAAGTTTGCCTGTGAGCTGTGGCGATATGATCCTTACACCGCTTGCTCCCTCTTGATTACATCGCACAAAGAAGCCACCTGCGGCTTCTATCCACGAAGACTAACATGCCTCGGCTACTGTAGAGTATGGAGAAAAGCAGTACCGCTGGAGTGAGTTGTGTGTAGAAGCTTGCGCAGCAACGAAGCCGTCTGTAGGGCACATTAATGGTCGAGGGATTCGGTACTTTCCTCGCTTCGTTCTCTCTAGCCTGGGTAAGACGTAAACGGAGAATAGCCAAAGCTATTTCTTGGTGAAGATGATGTCATGCACCCACACCCGGGTAAAGATGATGATGATCGATTGAGGTAGAATATGGCGGCGGAGAGATACGTCTTTGCATCAAATCACGAGGTGGTTCGGTGATGTTTGGCTTTAGCATCACAGGGCATGATCCACTGTATCGTTTTGGACTATTTGTCTGAGGATGACACACTAATGTTATCTCTTCGTGATCTTGGCAATCAAATTTTTGATTCATGTAAATGATTATCTTGTGATCATTTGatcatattttatttatgttatttattaaaAGAGATCCCGTTAGGATTATTTTTTTCTCACACATCAATGAGACGATATATCTCATGATTTATTCTATTTTAAGTATCAAGTCtatcttaattttaatttattaagaTTCAAGTGGAGCTTACAGATTGaatatcaatataaatcaaaagcATAAGATATTAAGTTGTAGATCATACTCACTATAAGCCATTTGATTACATCATTTGATTATTCTTACTCTATGTACATAAATATTTTCAATAAGCATCACTCTATTTTTCTCAACTATACAGTATTCATTCCAATATTTGATATTTGATGTGTAAGACTATATCGATAAAACATTAGTTTTAGCGTATATATTTAGATTTAACTTATCATTTTTCAGTAAAATCGTACGGATATATCCATCGTTCAAAGCGAATAATTTTGGGATTACACCAAATAGTATTTTGGAAAGAGATCCATAAAAAATGAGCCGTGATATATCATTCGTGTACCGTGTTGTGGCTAACCCATCAAGTATTTAAATCGATTGATGTTTAGTACACAAAGTGTCGTATCATTGTTGCTATGGTCACATGAAATCTGGATCATACACTTTTCATGGTTTGCATTAATCAGTACCACTAAATTAATTGTAGTAGAAATATGGTAGAACTCTTAATAATATGAACGAAAATAGAAAGCaagaataagaataataataataataataactatatAGTTATTGcgttttacaatctctttctgAGATCATAAATTGCTGGTAACAATCAGCACTTCACCAAATATCAGCAACATGCAATTATTTATGCTAATATCGGCAGCTGCATCATAAGATGGATAAATATGGATGCATGGTTATATGTAAAGCATATGAACAACCAACAGTCATCCAAGGGAACGACATGTTTTTTTCATTATTCGACTTTTCGAAGATAAAAAGAATTATATTTTGCAGGTAAATAAGTAAACACCAAACAAAACcaggcaataaaaaaaaaaaaggataaaagagaaagaggaaggttgTTAAAATCTTTTACTTAAATTTGATATGTGTATCTTTctattttttgtattaattttagaTGTCAATTAGGATAAAGACATGAAAAAGATTTTAATGCATATTATGGGTAAATAAAAGAGCAAGGCTGTTAaaatcttttacttaatttttatACGTTGTATGACTCTGTTTGATACTAAACTTATTGTAACTCTAGCAATAATGTCTAGAGACTAACATTCGACGCTTGCTTATCAAACACATGGATGATGAAATCACATtatcaatataaaattattaatctaaATTCAGTGACATCATCATTACGTCATATATGATCCTTTTTCTCTGAAATAAAATCTCTAATTGGtacaatgatttaaaaaaaaaattaaatcgacttcaccaaatcaaacatctcatttTTAAGTTTCTTGATAATAGATTTTGATAGGGAATTTAGAAATAGATAATATATGTCATGTGTGATGACTTATTATATTtcgataagagaaaaaaaaaagtcaaaccaacataataatattatatatatatatatatatatatataaattaaaataaaaatgactGGTACATCTTATATTCCCATTTGTGTAGGAATTCATGTCACGTAAATGTGATCAGAACA comes from the Musa acuminata AAA Group cultivar baxijiao chromosome BXJ2-8, Cavendish_Baxijiao_AAA, whole genome shotgun sequence genome and includes:
- the LOC135618327 gene encoding protein NUCLEAR FUSION DEFECTIVE 4-like, coding for MRRFRGRLHSLLNNRWLVFVAAMWMQSWAGIGYLFGSISPVIKSSLGYNQRQIAGLGVAKDLGDSVGFLAGTLCEVLPLWAALLIGALQNLIGYGLVWLVVTGRVPALPLWVMCILIFVGNNGETYYNTAALVSCVQNFPKNRGPVVGILKGFAGLSGAIITQIYAIVYTPDHAALIFMLAVGPAMVVIALMFIVRPVGGHKQVRSSDASSFTFIYSVCLLLAAYLMGVMLLEDMVDLSPAVTILLTLILLSVLTVPVAIPVLMTFYPDEPDLARECLLPEHQKGERDGSDRPSEVILSEVEDEKPMEVDSLPESERQKRIVQLQARLFQAAAEGAVRVRRRRGPHRGEDFTLLQALIKADFWLLFFSLLLGSGSGLTVIDNLGQMSQSLGYEDTHIFVSMISIWNFLGRIGGGYVSEVIVRDRAYPRPAALAVAQVLMAVGHLCFALAWPGAMHVGTLLIGLGYGAHWSIVPAAASELFGLKNFGALYNFLTVANPAGSLVFSGVIVSGMYDYEASRQARMHHNSASPLTGASLGEEKALECDGTACFFLSSLLMSGFCVVAVIFSSILVYRTKVVYAHLYGNRESTL